CCGGCACTTCCGGAGCCGGGTTTCACGCCGCAAAACTGTACCGCCGTGGAGCTGATGGCGAAGGTTCTACGTGAGAGTGCAGAACCGGTAACGCTGGTGGCAACCGGACCGCAAACCAACGTTGCGCTGCTGCTGAACAGCCATCCTGAGCTGCATAATAAAATTGCCCGAATTGTGATTATGGGCGGGGCCATGGGGCTGGGGAACTGGACGCCTGCGGCGGAGTTCAACATCTTTGTCGACCCGGAAGCCGCGGAAATCGTCTTCCAGTCCGGCTTACCAATTGTAATGGCGGGGCTGGACGTTACCCACCGCGCGCAGATTATGGCGGACGATATTGAGCGATTCCGCTCCGTGGGTAATACGGTCGCGACAACCGTGGCCGAGCTGCTCGACTTCTTTATGGAGTATCACAAAGCAGAGAAATGGGGCTTCCACGGCGCGCCGCTGCATGACCCGTGCACCATTGCCTGGCTACTGAAGCCGGAGATGTTCACTACGGTGGACAGATGGGTTGGTGTTGAGACGCAGGGAAAATACACCCAGGGAATGACGGTGGTGGATTACTACTCGCTGACGGGAAATAAACCGAATACCACGGTGATGGTGGACATCGACCGCGAGGCGTTTGTGGATTTGCTGGCGGAGAGACTGGCTTACTATTCTGCGGCCTGACGCCCTCCCCCCCCGCCCTCTCCCAGGGGGAGAGGGAGCAGAAAGTTTTGCTTTTATTTAGGGCTCAAACGGCCGACGCTGGAACTGATCGTGGCCGCATTTCGGACACAGCGGCAGGACATCCGGCGTATATACCGCAATATGATGGTGGCAATTCTCACACACCAGATTTCCCAAGCCGACCACCTCACCACTGTGATACACGCCGTGATGGTTCAAATCCTGAAAGACCTCGCGCCACTCCAGCTGCGTTTTATCCGTGATGTCGGCCAGCTCTTGCCACAGGCTCTCTTTAATCACCCGCATAAAAACGCTGTCCGTGACCTCCTCCTGGCTCTCCTGGTAGCTGCGCGCGAACTCTTCCAGATCGCGACGCACGGCGCGCGTCACCTCTTCCACTTCGGTTCGCGTTAACTCACCCGTTTGCGTCACGCGGGCACGCGCTTGCTCCACCAGCGCGTCGATATCTCGCTCGCCGTTACGCAGCCGTTCCGTCAGTGTCGCCACCAGTTCGCGGTAAAATTGAGCAACCTTGTTCATCATTTTGCCTCCCGGGTAAGTAACTATTTCTAATAATAGACCTTATTTCATCGACGCTTTGTCAGGTGAAGCACAGACCCGGTAAATTCCTGCAAAGCGCATTTGTGCGAAAGGCTGTTTTGACGCGGGCGTTTGGGCTATGCTATGCGGATCTGAATGACCACATCCATTGGCTACATTTGTAGCTGTATTGAAAACAGGACCACTGGCTGCCATGCAAGAGCAATACCGCCCGGAAGAGATAGAATCAAAAGTCCAGCAACACTGGGACGAGAAGCGCACCTTTGAAGTAACCGAAGACGAGAGCAAAGAGAAGTATTACTGCCTGTCGATGCTTCCCTATCCTTCTGGTCGACTACACATGGGCCATGTGCGTAACTACACCATCGGCGATGTGATTGCACGCTACCAGCGCATGCTGGGTAAAAACGTTCTGCAGCCTATCGGCTGGGATGCGTTCGGTCTGCCTGCGGAAGGCGCGGCGGTCAAAAACAACACCGCACCGGCGCCGTGGACGTACGACAACATCGCGTACATGAAAAACCAGCTCAAAATGCTGGGCTTTGGCTATGACTGGAGCCGCGAGCTGGCAACCTGTACCCCGGAATACTATCGCTGGGAGCAGAAGTTCTTCACCGAGCTGTATAAAAAAGGCCTGGTGTATAAGAAGACCTCTGCCGTTAACTGGTGTCCGAATGACCAGACCGTTCTCGCGAACGAACAGGTTATCGACGGCTGCTGCTGGCGCTGCGACACCAAAGTTGAGCGTAAAGAGATCCCACAGTGGTTTATCAAAATCACCGCTTACGCTGATGAGCTGCTGAACGATCTGGATAACCTCGACCACTGGCCAGATACTGTTAAGACCATGCAGCGCAACTGGATCGGCCGTTCTGAAGGCGTGGAGATTACCTTCAACGTTGAGAACTATGACCAGACCCTGACTGTCTACACCACCCGCCCGGACACCTTCATGGGCGCGACCTACCTGGCCGTAGCCGCAGGTCACCCGCTGGCGCAGAAAGCGGCAGAGAACAACCCGGAGCTGGCCACCTTCATCGACGAGTGCCGCAACACCAAAGTGGCCGAAGCCGACATGGCGACGATGGAGAAAAAAGGCGTCGCGACAGGCTTCTATGCGAAGCATCCGCTGACTGGCGAAGCGATCCCTGTCTGGGCAGCGAACTTCGTGCTGATGGAGTACGGTACAGGCGCGGTAATGGCCGTTCCGGGCCACGATCAGCGCGACTACGAGTTTGCCACCAAATACAGCCTGCCGATTAAAGCCGTTATTCTGGCCGCCGATGGTTCTGAACCCGACCTGTCCGAACAAGCGCTGACCGAAAAAGGCACCCTGTTCAACTCTGGTGAATTCAGCGGCCTGAGCTTCGAAGAGGGCTTCAACGCCATCGCCGATAAGCTGGCCTCTCTGGGCGTGGGCGAGCGTAAAGTTAACTTCCGTCTGCGCGACTGGGGCGTGTCCCGTCAGCGTTACTGGGGCGCGCCAATCCCAATGGTGACGCTGGAAGATGGCACCGTGATGCCAACGCCGGAAGATCAGCTCCCGGTGATCCTGCCGGAAGACGTGGTCATGGACGGTATCACCAGCCCGATCAAAGCCGATCCTGAGTGGGCAAAAACCACCGTCAACGGTCAGCCTGCGCTGCGTGAAACCGACACCTTTGACACCTTTATGGAGTCATCCTGGTACTATGCGCGCTACACCTGCCCGCAGTATCAGGACGGTATGCTCGATTCCGATGCGGCAAACTACTGGCTGCCGGTTGATATCTATATCGGCGGCATCGAACACGCCATCATGCACCTGCTCTACTTCCGCTTCTTCCACAAACTGATGCGCGATGCAGGCATGGTGAACTCTGACGAACCAGCAAAACAGCTGCTGTGTCAGGGCATGGTACTGGCAGATGCGTTCTATTACGTCGGTGCTAACGGCGAGCGTAACTGGGTTTCTCCGGTTGATGCGATCGTCGAGCGCGACGAGAAAGGCCGTATCGTTAAGGCGAAAGACGCCGAAGGTCATGAACTGGTCTATACCGGCATGAGCAAGATGTCTAAGTCGAAAAACAACGGCATCGATCCGCAGGTAATGGTTGAGCGTTACGGTGCGGACACCGTGCGTCTGTTCATGATGTTTGCCTCTCCGGCGGACATGACCCTGGAATGGCAGGAGTCCGGCGTGGAAGGCGCGAACC
This region of Enterobacter asburiae genomic DNA includes:
- the rihA gene encoding pyrimidine-specific ribonucleoside hydrolase RihA; amino-acid sequence: MAQPIILDCDPGHDDAIALVLALASPELEVKAVTSSAGNQTPDKTLRNVLRMLTLLKRTDIPVAGGAVKPLMRELIIADNVHGESGLDGPALPEPGFTPQNCTAVELMAKVLRESAEPVTLVATGPQTNVALLLNSHPELHNKIARIVIMGGAMGLGNWTPAAEFNIFVDPEAAEIVFQSGLPIVMAGLDVTHRAQIMADDIERFRSVGNTVATTVAELLDFFMEYHKAEKWGFHGAPLHDPCTIAWLLKPEMFTTVDRWVGVETQGKYTQGMTVVDYYSLTGNKPNTTVMVDIDREAFVDLLAERLAYYSAA
- a CDS encoding zinc ribbon-containing protein, with amino-acid sequence MNKVAQFYRELVATLTERLRNGERDIDALVEQARARVTQTGELTRTEVEEVTRAVRRDLEEFARSYQESQEEVTDSVFMRVIKESLWQELADITDKTQLEWREVFQDLNHHGVYHSGEVVGLGNLVCENCHHHIAVYTPDVLPLCPKCGHDQFQRRPFEP
- the leuS gene encoding leucine--tRNA ligase — translated: MQEQYRPEEIESKVQQHWDEKRTFEVTEDESKEKYYCLSMLPYPSGRLHMGHVRNYTIGDVIARYQRMLGKNVLQPIGWDAFGLPAEGAAVKNNTAPAPWTYDNIAYMKNQLKMLGFGYDWSRELATCTPEYYRWEQKFFTELYKKGLVYKKTSAVNWCPNDQTVLANEQVIDGCCWRCDTKVERKEIPQWFIKITAYADELLNDLDNLDHWPDTVKTMQRNWIGRSEGVEITFNVENYDQTLTVYTTRPDTFMGATYLAVAAGHPLAQKAAENNPELATFIDECRNTKVAEADMATMEKKGVATGFYAKHPLTGEAIPVWAANFVLMEYGTGAVMAVPGHDQRDYEFATKYSLPIKAVILAADGSEPDLSEQALTEKGTLFNSGEFSGLSFEEGFNAIADKLASLGVGERKVNFRLRDWGVSRQRYWGAPIPMVTLEDGTVMPTPEDQLPVILPEDVVMDGITSPIKADPEWAKTTVNGQPALRETDTFDTFMESSWYYARYTCPQYQDGMLDSDAANYWLPVDIYIGGIEHAIMHLLYFRFFHKLMRDAGMVNSDEPAKQLLCQGMVLADAFYYVGANGERNWVSPVDAIVERDEKGRIVKAKDAEGHELVYTGMSKMSKSKNNGIDPQVMVERYGADTVRLFMMFASPADMTLEWQESGVEGANRFLKRVWKLVYEHTALGDAPALNAAALTEDQQALRRDVHKTIAKVTDDIGRRQTFNTAIAAIMELMNKLAKAPQDGEQDRALMREALLAVVRMLNPFTPHVSFTLWQELKGEGDIDNAPWPQADEAAMVENTTLVVVQVNGKVRGKITVAVDATEEQVRERAGQEPLVAKYLEGVTVRKVIYVPGKLLNLVVG